Proteins encoded together in one Mycobacterium noviomagense window:
- the nusA gene encoding transcription termination factor NusA, with amino-acid sequence MNIDMAALHAIEADKGISVDVVVDTIKSALLTAYRHTEGHQPDARIDIDRKTGVVRVIARETDEDGNVISEWDDTPEGFGRIAATTARQVILQRLRDAENERNYGEFSTREGEIVAGVIQRDSRANARGLVVVRLGSETKGSEGVIPAAEQVPGETYEHGNRLRCYVVGVARGAREPVITLSRTHPNLVRKLFSLEVPEIADGSVEIVAVAREAGHRSKIAVRSNVPGLNAKGACIGPMGQRVRNVMSELSGEKIDIIDYDEDPARFVANALSPAKVVSVSVIDEAARAARVVVPDFQLSLAIGKEGQNARLAARLTGWRIDIRGDTPAHPASQPDHGATHGMAHDR; translated from the coding sequence ATGAACATCGACATGGCCGCGCTGCACGCGATCGAGGCGGACAAGGGCATCTCGGTGGACGTCGTGGTCGACACCATCAAATCCGCGCTGCTCACCGCCTACCGGCACACCGAAGGGCACCAGCCCGACGCGCGCATCGACATCGACCGCAAAACCGGTGTGGTGCGGGTAATCGCCCGCGAGACCGACGAGGACGGCAACGTCATCAGCGAATGGGACGACACGCCTGAGGGATTCGGGCGGATCGCGGCGACCACCGCCCGCCAGGTCATTCTGCAACGGCTGCGTGACGCCGAGAACGAGCGCAACTATGGCGAGTTCTCCACCCGAGAAGGTGAGATCGTCGCCGGCGTGATTCAGCGCGACAGTCGCGCCAATGCTCGCGGTCTGGTCGTGGTGCGGCTAGGCAGTGAAACCAAGGGCTCTGAGGGTGTCATCCCGGCCGCCGAACAGGTTCCCGGCGAGACCTACGAGCACGGCAACCGGCTGCGCTGCTATGTGGTCGGGGTGGCCCGGGGGGCCCGCGAGCCGGTGATCACGTTGTCGCGCACCCACCCCAACCTGGTGCGCAAGCTGTTCTCGCTGGAAGTTCCCGAAATCGCCGACGGGTCGGTGGAGATTGTCGCGGTCGCCCGTGAAGCCGGCCACCGCTCGAAGATCGCCGTGCGGTCGAACGTTCCGGGGCTGAACGCCAAGGGCGCCTGCATCGGCCCGATGGGCCAGCGGGTGCGCAATGTGATGAGCGAGCTGTCCGGGGAAAAGATCGACATCATCGACTACGACGAGGATCCGGCCCGTTTCGTCGCCAATGCGTTGTCGCCGGCGAAGGTGGTCTCGGTGTCGGTGATCGACGAGGCAGCGCGGGCCGCCCGAGTGGTGGTGCCCGATTTTCAGTTGTCGCTGGCGATCGGCAAGGAAGGGCAAAACGCCAGGCTGGCGGCGCGGCTCACCGGCTGGCGAATCGACATCCGCGGCGACACGCCGGCGCATCCGGCAAGTCAGCCCGACCACGGCGCCACTCACGGGATGGCGCACGACCGCTGA
- a CDS encoding YlxR family protein, with protein MAVELLRVVAVTDGNGKYAVIVDPAGTFPGRGAWLHPVPQCAREAIRRRAFARALRIAGSPDTSAVVEYFESLDTPGNRTGSKEHEYTVKSR; from the coding sequence TTGGCCGTCGAACTGCTTCGCGTGGTAGCTGTGACGGACGGGAACGGCAAATACGCCGTGATCGTTGACCCAGCAGGTACCTTTCCGGGGCGAGGTGCGTGGCTGCATCCCGTTCCGCAATGCGCGCGGGAAGCGATCCGGCGGCGAGCTTTCGCCCGAGCGCTGCGCATCGCCGGTTCACCGGACACCTCCGCGGTGGTCGAGTATTTCGAGTCGCTCGACACACCCGGCAACAGAACAGGTAGCAAAGAACATGAGTACACCGTGAAGTCCCGATGA
- the infB gene encoding translation initiation factor IF-2, producing MAGKARVHELAKELGVTSKEVLARLSEQGEFVKSASSTVEAPVARRLRESFGGGKAAAAKAADGAAKAGGNGEATAAKRAGSDGAVATEAKTAAPKPAEPAAAEPPAAPAASAAPPVEQPPAPTRPGPTPGPRPSPGPKPGIRTPRVGNNPFSTAQPVERPIPRPQVPRPGIPRPGAPRPGMSPGSMPPRPGGPAGPAGVQGRPPRPGAPRPAPGGRPGAPTGGRAGGGGGPYRGGGGGVGAPPAGGFRGRPGGGGRPGQRGGAAGAFGRPGGAPKRGRKSKRQKRQEYDSMQAPVVGGVRLPHGNGETIRLARGASLSDFAEKIDANPAALVQALFNLGEMVTATQSVGDETLELLGSEMNYNVQVVSPEDEDRELLESFDLTYGEDEGTEEDLQIRPPVVTVMGHVDHGKTRLLDTIRQTNVREAEAGGITQHIGAYQVAVEHDGIERPITFIDTPGHEAFTAMRARGAKATDIAILVVAADDGVMPQTVEAINHAQAADVPIVVAVNKIDKEGADPAKIRGQLTEYGLVPEEFGGDTMFVDISAKQGTNIEQLLEAVLLTADAALDLRANPEMEAQGVVIEAQLDRGRGPVATVLVQRGTLHVGDSVVAGDAYGRVRRMVDEHGEDVEAALPSRPVQVIGFTSVPGAGDNFLVVDEDRIARQIADRRSARKRNALAARTRKRISLEDLDSALKETSQLNLILKGDNAGTVEALEEALMGIQVDDEVALRVIDRGVGAITETNVNLASASDAIIIGFNVRAEGKATELANREGVEIRYYSVIYQAIDDIEKALRGLLKPIYEEVQLGRAEVRALFRSSKVGLIAGCLVTSGSVRRNSKARLLRDNIVVTENLTIQSLRREKDDVTEVRDGYECGLTLGYADIKEGDVIETYELVQKERG from the coding sequence GTGGCAGGTAAGGCCCGCGTACACGAGTTGGCCAAGGAACTCGGTGTTACCAGTAAGGAAGTTCTCGCCCGGCTAAGCGAGCAGGGCGAATTCGTCAAATCAGCGTCGTCGACGGTGGAAGCGCCCGTCGCGCGTCGGCTGCGTGAATCGTTCGGCGGCGGGAAAGCCGCAGCGGCGAAGGCCGCAGATGGTGCCGCCAAGGCCGGTGGCAACGGCGAAGCGACCGCTGCCAAGCGCGCTGGCTCCGACGGCGCAGTGGCCACGGAGGCCAAAACCGCCGCACCCAAGCCGGCCGAGCCGGCCGCCGCCGAGCCGCCCGCAGCCCCCGCAGCGTCTGCGGCGCCGCCCGTCGAGCAGCCGCCCGCCCCGACGCGTCCCGGGCCGACCCCGGGCCCGCGCCCCAGCCCCGGCCCGAAGCCCGGCATCCGCACGCCACGCGTCGGCAACAACCCGTTCTCGACGGCACAACCCGTCGAGCGTCCGATCCCGCGTCCGCAGGTTCCCCGTCCCGGCATCCCGCGGCCAGGAGCACCGCGTCCCGGCATGTCGCCGGGCAGCATGCCCCCACGCCCCGGTGGTCCCGCTGGCCCTGCTGGTGTACAGGGCCGTCCGCCCCGTCCGGGCGCGCCGCGGCCCGCGCCGGGTGGTCGCCCGGGTGCTCCGACCGGTGGCCGTGCCGGCGGGGGCGGCGGCCCGTACCGCGGCGGCGGCGGTGGGGTCGGTGCCCCGCCTGCCGGCGGCTTCCGTGGCCGTCCGGGCGGTGGTGGCCGGCCCGGGCAGCGCGGCGGTGCTGCCGGCGCGTTCGGTCGTCCCGGTGGCGCCCCCAAGCGTGGCCGCAAGTCGAAGCGGCAGAAGCGCCAGGAATACGACTCGATGCAGGCGCCGGTCGTCGGCGGCGTGCGGCTGCCGCACGGCAACGGTGAGACGATCCGGCTGGCCCGCGGGGCGTCGCTGTCCGATTTCGCCGAGAAGATCGACGCGAACCCGGCAGCGCTGGTGCAGGCGCTGTTCAACCTCGGTGAGATGGTGACGGCCACCCAGTCGGTCGGCGACGAGACGCTGGAGCTCCTGGGCAGCGAGATGAACTACAACGTCCAGGTTGTCAGCCCCGAGGACGAAGACCGGGAGCTGTTGGAGTCCTTCGACCTGACCTACGGCGAGGACGAAGGCACCGAGGAAGACCTGCAGATCCGCCCGCCGGTCGTCACGGTCATGGGCCATGTCGACCACGGGAAAACCCGACTGCTGGACACCATCCGCCAGACCAACGTCCGCGAGGCCGAGGCCGGCGGCATCACCCAGCACATCGGTGCCTACCAGGTCGCCGTCGAGCACGACGGCATCGAGCGGCCGATCACCTTCATCGACACCCCCGGTCACGAGGCGTTCACCGCCATGCGTGCCCGCGGTGCCAAGGCCACCGACATCGCGATCCTTGTGGTCGCCGCGGACGACGGCGTGATGCCGCAGACGGTGGAGGCGATCAACCACGCGCAGGCCGCCGACGTGCCGATCGTGGTGGCGGTCAACAAGATCGACAAGGAGGGCGCGGACCCAGCCAAGATCCGCGGTCAGCTCACCGAATATGGTTTGGTGCCAGAGGAATTCGGCGGCGACACCATGTTCGTCGACATCTCCGCGAAGCAGGGCACCAACATCGAGCAGCTGCTCGAGGCGGTGCTGCTGACCGCCGACGCCGCCCTGGACCTGCGCGCCAACCCCGAGATGGAAGCCCAGGGTGTGGTGATCGAGGCGCAGCTGGACCGCGGCCGCGGGCCGGTGGCCACCGTGCTGGTGCAGCGCGGCACGCTGCACGTCGGCGACTCCGTGGTCGCCGGCGACGCCTACGGCCGAGTGCGCCGCATGGTCGACGAGCACGGCGAGGACGTCGAGGCGGCGCTGCCGTCGCGGCCGGTGCAGGTCATCGGGTTCACGTCGGTGCCCGGCGCCGGTGACAACTTCCTCGTCGTCGACGAGGACCGCATCGCCCGCCAGATCGCTGACCGCCGCAGCGCCCGCAAGCGCAACGCGCTGGCCGCGCGGACCCGCAAGCGGATCAGCCTGGAAGACCTGGACTCGGCGCTGAAGGAAACCAGCCAGCTGAACCTGATCCTCAAGGGCGACAACGCCGGTACCGTCGAAGCGCTGGAAGAGGCGCTGATGGGCATCCAGGTCGACGACGAGGTGGCGCTGCGGGTCATCGACCGTGGTGTCGGTGCGATCACCGAGACCAACGTCAACCTGGCCTCGGCGTCGGATGCGATCATCATCGGCTTCAACGTGCGCGCCGAGGGCAAGGCCACCGAGCTGGCCAACCGCGAAGGCGTCGAGATTCGCTACTACTCAGTGATCTACCAGGCAATCGACGACATCGAGAAGGCGCTGCGCGGGCTGCTCAAGCCGATCTACGAAGAGGTCCAGCTGGGCCGGGCCGAAGTGCGGGCGTTGTTCCGTAGCTCGAAGGTCGGGCTTATTGCCGGTTGCCTGGTCACGTCGGGCAGCGTGCGCCGCAACAGCAAGGCCCGGTTGCTGCGCGACAACATCGTCGTCACCGAGAACCTCACGATCCAGTCGCTGCGGCGGGAGAAAGACGACGTCACCGAAGTCCGCGACGGCTACGAATGCGGTCTGACCCTGGGCTACGCCGACATCAAGGAAGGCGACGTCATCGAAACCTACGAACTGGTCCAAAAAGAACGGGGGTAG
- the rbfA gene encoding 30S ribosome-binding factor RbfA: protein MPDPARARRLAKRIVTIVASAIEHEIKDPRLAGVTIVDAKLTGDLHDATLYYTVMGRTLDEEPDYAGAAAALERAKGVLRTKVGAGTGVRFTPTLTFVRDTVSDAAQRMEELLARARAADADLARVRSGAKPAGEAHPYRTTPADDEAEDTGDDDRYDD, encoded by the coding sequence ATGCCTGATCCGGCCCGGGCGCGCCGGTTGGCCAAGCGGATCGTCACGATCGTCGCCTCGGCGATCGAGCACGAGATCAAGGATCCGCGGCTGGCCGGGGTGACCATCGTCGACGCCAAGCTGACGGGCGACCTGCACGACGCCACGCTGTACTACACGGTGATGGGTCGCACGCTCGACGAGGAACCGGACTACGCCGGCGCCGCGGCGGCGCTGGAGCGGGCCAAGGGCGTGCTACGCACGAAGGTCGGGGCCGGCACCGGCGTACGGTTCACGCCCACCCTGACGTTTGTCCGCGACACGGTGTCCGACGCTGCGCAGCGGATGGAGGAGCTGTTGGCGCGGGCGCGCGCGGCCGACGCCGATCTGGCTCGGGTGCGCTCAGGTGCTAAACCGGCGGGGGAGGCCCACCCGTACCGGACCACGCCCGCCGACGATGAGGCTGAGGACACCGGTGACGACGACCGATACGACGACTGA
- a CDS encoding DHH family phosphoesterase: MTTTDTTTDLASDARRVDAAGAAQLLTEAATVGVVCHVYPDADTIGAGLALALVLDRCGKQVQVSFAAPAALPESLCSLPGGWLMVGPDSMRRDVDVAVTVDIPSINRLGGLSDLASAGRELLVIDHHASNQLFGTANFVDPSADSTTMLVAELLDAWGEPIDIDVAHCLYAGLTTDTGSFRWASAQAHRLAARLVDLGVDNAAISRMLLDTHPFAWLMMLSRVLKSAQLLPDAADGRGLVYAVVEHQEWIAARPEEVESIVDIVRTTQEAEVAAVLKEVAPQQWSVSMRAKAAVDLAAVASTFGGGGHKLAAGYSTVGSVAEVVASLRAALG; this comes from the coding sequence GTGACGACGACCGATACGACGACTGACCTCGCCTCCGACGCCCGACGTGTCGACGCCGCCGGCGCCGCCCAACTGCTCACCGAGGCCGCCACGGTCGGTGTCGTCTGCCACGTCTATCCCGATGCCGATACGATCGGCGCCGGGTTAGCGCTGGCCTTGGTGCTCGACCGGTGCGGCAAGCAGGTCCAGGTCAGCTTTGCCGCACCGGCGGCATTGCCGGAGTCGCTGTGCTCGCTGCCCGGTGGTTGGCTGATGGTCGGCCCGGACAGTATGCGCCGTGACGTGGATGTCGCTGTGACAGTCGATATTCCGAGCATCAACCGGCTCGGCGGCCTGAGCGATCTGGCCAGTGCCGGTCGCGAGCTGCTGGTGATCGATCATCACGCGTCGAACCAGCTGTTCGGCACCGCGAACTTCGTCGACCCGTCGGCGGATTCCACCACGATGCTGGTCGCCGAGCTTCTGGATGCGTGGGGGGAACCGATCGACATCGACGTGGCGCACTGCCTGTACGCGGGGCTGACCACCGATACCGGGTCGTTTCGGTGGGCCAGCGCCCAGGCTCATCGGTTGGCGGCGCGGCTGGTCGACCTCGGCGTCGACAACGCCGCGATCAGCCGGATGCTGCTCGATACGCATCCGTTCGCCTGGCTGATGATGCTGTCGCGGGTGCTGAAGTCGGCACAGCTGCTGCCCGACGCTGCCGATGGCCGCGGGCTGGTCTACGCGGTCGTCGAGCACCAGGAGTGGATCGCCGCGCGCCCGGAAGAGGTCGAAAGCATCGTCGACATCGTGCGCACGACACAAGAAGCCGAGGTGGCAGCCGTCCTGAAAGAGGTTGCGCCGCAGCAGTGGTCGGTGTCCATGCGGGCGAAAGCGGCGGTAGATCTGGCGGCGGTGGCCTCGACGTTCGGCGGCGGCGGACACAAGCTGGCAGCCGGGTACTCGACGGTCGGCTCGGTGGCCGAGGTCGTCGCGTCGCTGCGCGCCGCGCTTGGTTGA
- a CDS encoding MATE family efflux transporter, whose translation MVDEHPAAGGRQIAGLALPALGVLAAEPLYLLFDTVVVGRLGALSLAGLAIGALILGLVGSQLTFLSYGTTARSARYFGAENRESAVVEGVQATWLAVALGVVIIVVVQAVAVPVVSAIASRADIARAALPWLRIAILGAPAILVSMAGNGWLRGVQDTMRPLRYVVVGFGLSVLLCPLLVYGWLGMPRIGLAGSAVANLVGQWLAALLFGRALQVEAVPLGLDRNVLRAQVVMGRDLVVRTLAFQACFISAAAVAARFGAAALAAHQVVLQLWNFLALVLDSLAIAAQALVGAALGACRIAHAKSVARRVTVFSAIAAAALAAVLAFGASVLPKLFTGDSSVLAVIGVPWWFLVVQLPVAGVVFALDGVLLGAGDAAFMRTATVVSALVGFLPLVWLSLVFGWGLAGIWAGLTTFVALRLAFVGWRAASGRWAVPGDVRRSDG comes from the coding sequence TTGGTTGACGAGCATCCGGCCGCCGGTGGCCGACAAATCGCCGGCTTGGCGCTGCCGGCGCTGGGTGTGCTCGCCGCCGAACCGCTCTACCTGTTGTTCGACACCGTGGTCGTCGGCCGGCTGGGCGCACTGAGCCTGGCCGGGCTGGCGATCGGCGCGCTGATACTTGGGCTGGTCGGCTCCCAGCTTACGTTTCTGTCGTATGGGACTACCGCCCGCTCGGCGCGCTACTTCGGAGCCGAAAACCGGGAGTCGGCGGTTGTCGAGGGTGTGCAGGCGACCTGGTTGGCCGTTGCGCTAGGCGTGGTGATCATCGTCGTGGTGCAAGCCGTGGCGGTGCCAGTGGTCTCGGCCATCGCATCGCGCGCCGACATTGCCAGGGCGGCTCTGCCGTGGCTGCGGATCGCGATCCTGGGTGCGCCGGCGATTCTCGTGTCGATGGCCGGCAACGGCTGGCTGCGCGGGGTGCAGGACACCATGCGGCCGCTGCGATATGTGGTTGTGGGCTTTGGGCTTTCGGTCCTGCTGTGCCCGCTGCTGGTCTACGGCTGGCTGGGGATGCCGCGAATAGGACTGGCCGGTTCCGCGGTCGCGAATCTGGTTGGACAGTGGCTGGCTGCGCTGCTGTTCGGGCGCGCATTGCAGGTTGAAGCAGTGCCGCTGGGTCTCGATCGCAACGTGCTAAGGGCCCAGGTAGTGATGGGACGTGACCTGGTGGTGCGAACATTGGCCTTCCAGGCGTGTTTTATCTCGGCGGCAGCGGTGGCAGCTCGGTTCGGCGCTGCGGCGTTGGCCGCTCATCAGGTCGTGCTGCAGTTGTGGAATTTCCTTGCGCTGGTGCTTGATTCGTTGGCTATCGCGGCGCAAGCGCTGGTCGGGGCCGCGCTCGGCGCGTGCCGCATAGCGCATGCTAAATCGGTTGCTCGCCGCGTGACGGTGTTTTCCGCGATCGCGGCCGCCGCGTTGGCCGCAGTGTTGGCGTTCGGAGCCTCGGTGCTGCCTAAGCTGTTCACCGGCGACTCGTCGGTGCTGGCGGTCATCGGTGTGCCGTGGTGGTTTCTCGTGGTCCAATTGCCGGTGGCCGGAGTCGTTTTCGCGCTCGACGGGGTGTTGCTGGGCGCCGGCGATGCGGCGTTCATGCGCACCGCCACCGTGGTCAGCGCGCTGGTGGGCTTTCTGCCGCTGGTTTGGTTGTCGCTGGTGTTCGGTTGGGGGCTGGCCGGTATCTGGGCGGGGCTGACGACATTCGTGGCGCTGCGGCTGGCGTTCGTCGGCTGGCGGGCGGCTTCGGGCCGCTGGGCGGTGCCAGGGGACGTGCGCAGAAGCGATGGCTGA
- a CDS encoding DUF5642 family protein has product MTSSRRTIRQVTSVLAALAVGVTLVACDQSAERKPAGSSPAGPKPSSATSAAASAHAAYDISRVDNVKDDFPPGFPAQPQPSKTLSQQDIDSSGITAFTGARVDPPQCRSVLVPPNAEPAVGAQAAGIRGEGDQGSIYVVALRLPRPVPASQPAAGCDRVSVSGAAQASGTAERIPAPSIAGATTTGAKLSADAAEDPDYVFTAALDDRTSVIVMGSTDAQLNPQQLLSDLLVKAAAAVRGQ; this is encoded by the coding sequence ATGACTTCTTCGCGACGTACCATTCGGCAAGTCACGTCGGTGCTGGCGGCACTGGCCGTCGGCGTCACACTCGTCGCGTGTGACCAGTCCGCCGAGCGCAAGCCGGCGGGCTCCTCGCCGGCCGGGCCAAAACCGTCGTCCGCGACCAGCGCCGCGGCATCAGCGCATGCCGCTTACGACATTTCCCGCGTCGACAACGTCAAGGACGACTTTCCTCCGGGCTTTCCGGCACAACCTCAGCCGTCAAAGACGTTGAGCCAGCAAGACATCGACAGCTCTGGCATCACCGCGTTTACGGGGGCTCGGGTCGACCCGCCGCAATGCCGCTCGGTCCTCGTCCCGCCGAACGCCGAACCTGCCGTCGGCGCGCAGGCAGCAGGTATCCGAGGGGAAGGGGATCAGGGCAGCATCTACGTCGTCGCACTCCGGTTGCCCCGGCCGGTCCCGGCCAGTCAGCCGGCGGCAGGCTGTGATCGGGTTTCGGTGTCCGGCGCCGCCCAGGCAAGCGGAACTGCCGAACGCATTCCGGCGCCCAGCATCGCCGGGGCCACCACTACTGGCGCCAAGCTGAGCGCCGATGCCGCAGAAGATCCCGACTATGTCTTCACAGCGGCGCTCGACGACCGAACCTCTGTGATCGTCATGGGTAGCACCGACGCGCAACTCAACCCGCAACAGTTGCTGTCGGACCTGCTGGTCAAAGCCGCCGCAGCCGTCCGCGGTCAGTAG
- a CDS encoding MMPL family transporter — MLQKIARSTIAAPRRLIAAALLIMVGAAVFGIPVSKSLSTGGFRDPTSQSSHASQLLADKFGMGDMQLVLAVTSVAGAHSEAARAAGDELVTLLKSLPYVTDVKSAWTAPPEAARSLVSKDGKTGLIVAGITGGETGAQQHTSQLLDRLPHFNGVAVKAGGEVTSYVQIIGQTRKDLLVMEAIAFPLSFVVLVWVFGGLLAAALPLAVGVFAIIGSMAVMRTITFATDVSVFALNLTLAMGLALAIDYTLLIISRYRDELADGAQRKEALVRTMATAGRTVLFSATTVALSMIAMALFPMYFLKSFAYAGIAVVALAAVASVTVTPAAIMLLDDRLDSLDLRRGIRRMLARRQPAQRPIQETFWYGWTKATMRRAVSVGLAIIAVLLLLGAPFLGVKWGYPDDRVLPGSASARQVGDELRSDFAVNSLTDVVVVIPDMAAVTTRELSLYASELSRVADVSSVSSPVGSYARGTLIGPPSAPAGWKAGSAFITVNSVAPLYSRASEMQLDRLHAVATPHGTDVQVTGWAQINHDSSKAVTSRLPLVLSVMAAITFVLLFLLTGSVVLPLKALLLNMLSLTAAFGALVWIFQQGHLDGLGTTATGTLVTSVPVLLFCLAFGLSMDYEVFLISRIREYWLTSRKTREDNTESVALGLARTGRVVTAAAMLMAVTFASLTAAKVSIMCIFGVGVTLAVLMDATLVRMLLVPAFMRVLGPLNWWAPGFLARLHRRFGITESGVLPELVHPGQSTTGSGPSITQPAAAISHDAIRVIDYAFRAGTQIRR, encoded by the coding sequence GTGCTGCAGAAAATCGCCAGATCGACCATCGCCGCCCCGAGGCGACTCATCGCCGCCGCACTGCTGATCATGGTCGGCGCGGCTGTCTTCGGCATTCCAGTGAGCAAGAGCCTGTCGACGGGTGGTTTTCGCGACCCCACTTCGCAGTCCTCACACGCGTCGCAGCTGCTGGCCGACAAGTTCGGTATGGGCGACATGCAGCTGGTCCTCGCTGTGACATCTGTCGCGGGCGCGCACAGCGAGGCGGCACGTGCTGCGGGTGACGAACTGGTCACGCTGTTGAAGAGCTTGCCGTACGTAACCGACGTCAAATCCGCGTGGACAGCACCACCCGAGGCCGCCCGCTCGCTGGTCAGTAAAGACGGCAAGACCGGATTGATCGTCGCCGGCATCACCGGTGGTGAGACCGGCGCACAACAGCACACGTCGCAGCTGCTCGATCGGCTGCCCCACTTCAACGGCGTCGCGGTCAAAGCAGGCGGTGAGGTCACCTCCTACGTCCAAATCATCGGACAAACGCGGAAAGACTTGCTGGTCATGGAAGCCATCGCCTTCCCGCTGAGTTTCGTCGTGCTGGTATGGGTTTTCGGCGGACTCTTAGCAGCGGCGCTTCCGTTGGCCGTCGGCGTTTTCGCCATCATCGGCTCCATGGCGGTGATGCGCACCATCACGTTCGCCACCGACGTATCGGTCTTCGCGCTGAACCTGACCCTGGCGATGGGACTGGCGTTAGCCATCGACTACACGCTGCTGATCATCAGCCGGTACCGCGACGAGTTGGCCGACGGCGCACAGCGCAAAGAGGCATTGGTTCGCACAATGGCGACAGCGGGCCGGACCGTGCTGTTCTCGGCGACTACGGTCGCGCTGTCAATGATCGCGATGGCGCTGTTTCCGATGTACTTTCTGAAGTCGTTCGCGTATGCGGGTATCGCCGTGGTCGCTTTGGCGGCCGTCGCCTCGGTCACCGTGACTCCGGCGGCGATCATGCTCCTCGACGACCGGCTTGACTCCTTGGACCTGCGCCGTGGAATCCGTCGAATGTTGGCCCGGCGTCAGCCGGCCCAACGGCCGATCCAGGAGACGTTCTGGTATGGCTGGACGAAAGCTACGATGCGGCGGGCCGTTTCAGTCGGCCTGGCAATCATCGCAGTGTTGCTTCTACTGGGCGCACCTTTCTTGGGGGTCAAGTGGGGTTACCCCGATGATCGGGTGCTGCCCGGCTCGGCGTCCGCACGGCAGGTCGGTGACGAGTTGCGTTCCGATTTCGCAGTCAACTCGCTGACTGATGTGGTCGTCGTGATTCCCGATATGGCCGCAGTGACAACACGCGAACTCAGCCTGTATGCGAGCGAGCTATCACGGGTGGCGGATGTGTCGTCGGTGTCGTCACCTGTGGGCAGTTACGCCCGCGGCACCTTGATCGGGCCGCCCTCTGCCCCAGCCGGATGGAAAGCCGGCAGTGCCTTCATCACTGTGAACTCCGTCGCGCCGCTGTACTCGCGGGCATCAGAGATGCAACTGGATCGGCTGCACGCGGTGGCAACTCCCCATGGCACAGATGTTCAGGTGACAGGCTGGGCACAGATCAACCACGACAGCTCGAAAGCAGTCACCTCACGACTACCGCTGGTGTTGTCGGTGATGGCGGCGATCACGTTCGTGCTGCTGTTTTTGCTGACTGGCAGCGTTGTCCTACCACTAAAGGCGCTGTTGCTCAACATGTTGTCGTTGACCGCCGCATTTGGCGCGCTGGTATGGATCTTCCAGCAGGGCCACCTCGATGGGCTCGGCACGACGGCAACCGGCACACTGGTGACAAGCGTCCCTGTGCTGTTGTTCTGCCTTGCTTTCGGGCTGTCGATGGACTACGAGGTTTTCTTGATCTCGCGGATCCGCGAATACTGGCTGACATCACGAAAGACCCGGGAAGACAATACCGAAAGCGTCGCGTTAGGCCTGGCTCGCACTGGCCGCGTGGTGACGGCTGCGGCGATGCTGATGGCAGTCACATTCGCTTCGCTGACCGCCGCGAAGGTGTCAATCATGTGCATCTTCGGTGTCGGCGTGACGTTGGCAGTCCTGATGGACGCCACCCTGGTTCGGATGCTGCTGGTGCCGGCATTCATGCGCGTACTCGGTCCGCTGAACTGGTGGGCGCCTGGCTTTCTCGCGCGGCTGCATCGGCGTTTCGGTATCACCGAATCCGGAGTGTTGCCTGAACTCGTGCACCCCGGGCAGTCCACCACGGGTAGCGGTCCATCCATCACGCAGCCAGCAGCGGCAATATCGCATGATGCGATCCGAGTAATCGACTACGCTTTCCGCGCCGGTACGCAGATCCGACGCTGA
- a CDS encoding acyl-CoA thioesterase yields MKPSIRLLKVLTAATWKGKWDPATRPSADNPHAETVTRWRVMPGDLDLFGHMNNSRYLMLMDFARLDYLARMGLMNAALRRRWVVPVATAQVDFHRPLKPFQKFEIGTQVLSWNHRWFYMRQTFRTRQSPNRIAATAYVKTIFCSRSGQVAPAEVVRMALGHDFEAPAMPDDLRVKFGLVAPAVAVSAPVLEPHRPAVTEITRELGHRTPERLFEELAENLPV; encoded by the coding sequence ATGAAGCCGTCGATTCGTCTGCTCAAGGTGCTGACCGCTGCCACGTGGAAGGGAAAGTGGGATCCCGCCACACGGCCCAGCGCCGATAATCCGCATGCCGAGACCGTGACGCGCTGGCGCGTAATGCCCGGCGATCTCGATCTATTCGGGCACATGAACAACAGCCGCTACCTGATGCTGATGGACTTCGCTCGGCTGGACTACCTCGCCCGCATGGGGCTGATGAATGCAGCATTAAGGCGCAGATGGGTCGTTCCGGTGGCGACGGCGCAGGTCGACTTCCATCGTCCGCTTAAACCGTTCCAGAAATTCGAGATCGGAACGCAGGTGCTGTCTTGGAACCACCGCTGGTTCTATATGCGGCAGACATTCCGTACCCGCCAGTCCCCCAACAGGATTGCCGCGACCGCCTATGTGAAGACAATCTTCTGCTCCCGGTCCGGGCAGGTGGCGCCCGCCGAGGTGGTCCGGATGGCGCTCGGTCATGACTTTGAAGCGCCCGCCATGCCCGACGATCTTCGGGTCAAATTCGGACTTGTAGCTCCTGCGGTCGCTGTCAGCGCGCCGGTCCTTGAGCCGCACCGTCCAGCGGTGACGGAGATAACCCGCGAGCTTGGCCATCGCACACCCGAGCGGTTGTTCGAAGAACTTGCCGAGAACCTCCCTGTCTAG